CATTTGGCTGTTGCTTAACCATTGCTCGGTAATGATGACTGCGGCTGAGTTACCACCAAACCGGGTGTCGGTAAAAGCATCAATTATATTTATTTCAAGTTCCACGCAAGAGTCCTCCTACATAAGTGTTGAGCTCAATTGAAGGTTTAACTGTACGAAGGGGCGGTTAGAGCGCCTGGCGCTGTAAATAATATTGCTCTACAGCTGGAAATTAGCCTCTATTTCCTGATCTGCATCAGTATTGCCAGGGTGTTCCCATTTTAAAGTCTGCATCAATCTGGCCGGTGCAGTGCGTTTTGCCAGGGGTAAAACCGGTACTTCTTTTTATTGTTGACCGGGTATCAACTGTTATGAGAATGGGCTTGCTCTAGGGGGTTGGAATGTTGCAAACAGATGTTGCTATTGTCGGGGCTGGCCCCGCAGGGCTGGCCCTGGCGGTAATGTTGGCCCGGCGCGACAGTAGAGTAACGCTTTTGGAGTGCCAGAGCGAGGATAGCCTGGCAAATCCCGAGGATGATGGGCGCGAGATTGCCCTGACTCATAAATCGGTCAGAATTCTGGAAAGCCTTGGGGTCTGGCAAAAGTTGCATACTGATGAGGTCAGTGTTCTACAGTCGGCGCAAGTGGTTGATGGTAATTCGCCCTCAAGCTTGAATTTCGATAACCGTGGGCGCGGGCCTCTGGGATTTATTGTGCCCAATGCTGCGATACGCCGTGCGCTTTATGAAGTGGCTTGTGGGGAAAGCAACATTCAATTGCGCTGTGACAGTGCGGTGACCGGCACAGGCTTGGGCGACAACAGACGTTTGTTGGAGATCAATGGTGAGAATCATCTCGCTGCGGCACTCGTGGCGGCGGCAGACAGCCGCTTTTCCGAGGTGCGCCGTATGGTGGGAATAGGTGCGGATATGCGCGATTTTGGTCGTGTGGCAGTTGTTGGCCGGGTGCGCACAGAGTGCGCGCACGGCGGGATTGCGCGTGAGTGTTTTCGCTATGGTTCCACTCTGGCGTTGCTGCCCCTGGCCGAACCGAATATTTCCTCGGCGGTGGTAACCATTTCGGCAAGCCGTGGGGAGGAAGTAATGCAGTACTGCGACACAGAGTTTGCCGCCCATGTGCAGCGTGAGAGCGCTGCGGCGCTGGGGCCGGTGGAGTCCTGTGGCAAGCGTCATAAATATCCGCTGGTCGCAGTTTACGCACACCGGTTTTATGCTGAACGCTTTGTCTTGGTCGGGGATGCCGCTGTGGGGATGCACCCGGTAACCGCACACGGTTTCAACTTGGGGCTTGCGGGTGCGGACACCTTAACCCGACAGCTGGACGGTGTTACCCGTCTTTACCAGCCAGCACGGCTGGCACGCGCTTTGTCTCGCTACCAGGTTCAGCACCGCCTGGAGTCTCAGCCTATTTATTCGGGCACAAACCGGGTGGTCGATCTGTTTACCAATGATCGCCTGCCGGCAAAATTATTGCGCAAGGCGGTATTACGATTCAGTGAACATTTTCCACCGGTGCGGCAGGCTATTGTGCATCAGCTCACCCGCTGAGTAATGCATAGAGTAGCAAGTTGCCAGCGGTGCATGATTAGCTGCTTAAAAAGTAACAGGCTGAGCCCGATAGACCCCTGTTTATTTTGGGCCTCAACTGTGAGCTTATGGATTTTTATTGTTTGACTGTTGGCGCTGTGACGGGGCTGCCCACGCTATGCAATTAGGTAGCGGAATCCGCAATTAAAAGGAGGCCATCTGCTGGCCGGGCTTTGTGTTTTTGCAAGCAGGCGCAAATCAGTAATTGTTGAAGAAACGCTCTTGCGGGATTTTCTTCCTTTTCTATACTGATCTGCGAGGTATTTAGGGAGTGGTTCTACACGCAAAGTAAAAACAAATGCCAATTACGGCTTGACTCACCGGGGTTGTGACCATAGAATGCGCAGCCTCTTGAGTGGTTGGGTTAGCCCACCGCAGGGAAACAAAGGTCAACCAGGCTTTGTTTCTTGGAGTTGTTGCGGGGTGGAGCAGCCTGGTAGCTCGTCGGGCTCATAACCCGAAGGTCGTAGGTTCAAATCCTGCCCCCGCTACCAATTTACCTCCGGGTAAATATTTGATTGCGCATTTGTTGTTGCGGGGTGGAGCAGCCTGGTAGCTCGTCGGGCTCATAACCCGAAGGTCGTAGGTTCAAATCCTGCCCCCGCTACCAATTTTGTCTTTTTATAAGGCTTTGATTGCGCTTTCGTTGTTGCGGGGTGGAGCAGCCTGGTAGCTCGTCGGGCTCATAACCCGAAGGTCGTAGGTTCAAATCCTGCCCCCGCTACCAAATTTTGCATTTGCGCATACTGGCTGCGTGAATGTGCGGTCAAAGCCCCGTCAGGGGCTTTTTCGTATCTGCAAGAAAAGTTGCAGGTATTTTTCGAAGTGGGCCGCAGGCCCATTTTTTGTATGTGGTGACGTAAATGGCGAGCAAACGCGAATTGCTGGAAGAGCTTCTGGCGCCGGTGGTGGCATCGCTGGGATGCGAACTGTGGGGTATTGAATACCAGACCCATGGTCGCAACGCGCTGCTGCGCATCTATATCGATTCTGAGAACGGCATTTCCGTTGAAGATTGTGAGAAGGTGAGCCGTCAGTCCAGCGCCGTGCTGGATGTGGAAGACCCGATCAGTGGTAAGTACACACTTGAAGTTTCTTCCCCTGGGCTCGATCGCCCTCTCTATAAGCTGGAGCAGTTCGAACGCTTTTCCGGTGCCCAGATCGAAGTTCGCCTGCGTATGCCGTTGGATGGACAGCGTAAATGGCGCGGTCTACTGGCTGGTGTAGAGGGTGATGAAGTAGTTTTGCGCGTGGATAGCGAAAATGAATACCTGTTGCCGATCGACAGTATCGAGAAGGCAAATATTATTCCCCAATTTACCAAGTAACCTGTAGGAGCCTGAGCTCAGGCGATTTTGAGGCACAGTTGCATGAACAAAGAGATCTTGCTGGTAGCCGAGGCGGTATCCAACGAGAAGGGCGTTGACCAGGAAATTATTTTCCAGGCCATCGAAGCGGCATTGGCAACGGCCACGAAGAAGCGCTACGACGAGGATTCAACCATTGAGGTAATCATCGATCGCCGCAACGGTGACTATGAGACTTACCGCAGCTGGGAAGTCGTCGATGATGAAACCCTCGCGGAACTGGGTACCCAGTTCACCCTGGAAGAGGCTCACGAAAAAGATACCGAGCTAAAAGCGGGCGATGTTTACCGCGAGCAGGTGGAAAATGTAGAGTTTGGCCGTATCGCCGCACAGACTGCCAAGCAAGTCATTGTGCAGAAAGTGCGTGAAGCTGAGCGTGCCAAGGTTGTGGATGAGTACCGCGATCGGGTTGGCGAAATGGTCAGTGGCACCGTTAAGAAGGTGACCCGCGACTTTATCGCTGTTGACCTGGGCAATAACGCAGAAGCACGCTTGCCCCGCGATCAGCTGGTTGGCCGCGAGATCTTTCGCCTGGGTGACCGCGTGCGCGCAATCCTGTTGGAGATTCAACCGGAAGCCCGTGGCCCGCAGTTGATGCTGAGTCGCTCCTGCCCGGAGATGATTATTGAACTGTTCCGCATCGAGGTGCCGGAGATCTCCGAACAGGTTATCGAAATTAAAGGGGCCGCCCGTGATCCTGGCCTGCGCGCCAAGATTGCCGTGAATACTAACGACGGTCGAATTGACCCGGTCGGCGCCTGTGTGGGGATGCGCGGTGCGCGTGTTCAGGCAGTTTCCAACGAGCTGTCAGGCGAGCGCGTAGACATCGTGCTGTGGGATGACAACCCGGCCCAGTTCGTAATCAATGCTATGGCACCGGCGGAAATCGAATCCATTGTTGTAGACGAGGATGCCGGTTCCATGGATGTAGCGGTAGCGGACGAAAACCTCGCTATGGCTATCGGTCGCAGTGGCCAGAACGTGCGTTTGGCCTCCGAGCTGACCCAATGGCAGATCAATGTCATGAGTACAGACGAGTGGCAGAACAAACAGGAAGCCGAATCCAGCTCGATTATGCAGGTGTTTATCGATCGCCTGGATATCGATGAAGATGTCGCCGGCATACTGGTTGATGAAGGCTTTACCTCCCTGGAGGAAGTGGCCTATGTCCCTATTGAGGAAATGATCGGGATCGAGGGCTTCGACGAAGATATCGCCGAGGAACTGCGAGCCCGCGCCAAGGACTCTCTGTTGACCCAGGCGCTTGCCTCCGAGGAAAAACTGGATGCCTCCGAGCCCCAGGAAGACCTGCTCAATATGGAGGGCATGGAGCGCAACTTGGCATTCCAGCTGGCCAGCCGTGGTATTGCCACCATGGAAGACCTGGCGGAACAGGCGGTGGATGACCTGCTCGATATCGATGGTCTCGATCAGGAACGCGCTGCAGCGCTGATTATGAAAGCGCGTGAGCCCTGGTTTGCCGATGACAACGGCGAACAGGCTTAAACACAAAGACATAAGATACACGTATAAGTAACCCCCTCCGACCAAGTGACTTTTAGGAGAGAGAATGGCCGAAGTAACAGTTAGCGAACTCGCCAAATCGGTTGGTGCCACCGAAGACCGTCTGCTCAAGCAGATGAAAGAAGCGGGTTTGCCTCACACCTCTGCGGATGCGGTGGTGTCAGATGAGGAGAAGCAGGTCCTGCTCAGTTTCCTGAAAAGCAGTCACGGGGAGCAGGGTGCGAGCCCACGCAAGATCACCTTGAAGCGCAAGACCACGACTACGCTAAAAACCGGCTCTGGCACCGGCCGCAAGACTGTGAACGTGGAAGTTCGCAAGAAGCGTACTTATGTGAAGCGCCCACAGGCTGAGCTTGAAGCGGAAGCAAATGCTGTAGATGGCATATCTGAAGCCGATGAGGCACAGCTGCAAACTGAGGCGGAAGCTATAGCGGCCGCCGAAGCGGAAGCGAAGGCTGCCGCAGAAGCAGAGGCTGCCCGTCGGGCCGCTGAGGAAGAAGAAGCGCGCTTAAAAGCCGAAGCGGAAGCCAAGGCCGCCGCAGAGGCAGAAGCGAAGGTCGCAGCCGCAGAGATGGCTGCAAAAGAGGCAGAAGTGACCCAGAAAGCCGAGAGCAAGCCCGCCAAAAAGGCGGAGCCCGCAGCTCCAATCCGTTCAAGTTATGTAGACGATATCGAGGCGATGCGTATCGCTGCGATGGAACGTCGTAAGCAGCAGGCGGAGCAGGAAAAACGCGAACTCGAAGAGAAAAAAGCAAAAATCGAGGCCGATAAACGCGCTGCGCAGGAGAAGAAGGAAAAAGCTACACAGGCAGCCAAGGCAAAGCCTGCTGTACCTGCTAAAGCGGCTACCAAGACCGAAGATATTAAACCCTCTCTGCGCCGCAAGCTTGAGACAGCCCCGACCGAAGGAGCGCGCACCACCGAGGATGAACCTCGCAAACGCCGTGGTCGTCGCTCCAAGTCCGGTCCGAAGAAGTCCAGCAAAACTGCACTATATGAGCAGGCGTTGGAAGTATTTGAAGAAGATGAAGCAGGTAAGCGCAGTACACGCTCCCTGTCTCGCCCGAACGTGAAGGTAAAACCGACGCACGTCTTTAAACGGCCCACGGAGAAGCAATTGTACGAAGTACAGTTGGGTGAAACCATTACTGTCGGTGAGCTGGCCAGGCAGATGAATGTCAAGGCCGGTGAGCTGATTAAGCGCCTGATGAAAATGGGTGAGATGGCCACGATCAACCAGAGCCTGGATCGCGAAACCGCCCAGGTGCTCGTTGAGGACATGGGCCACAAAGTGGTACTGCGTTCTGAGACTGAGCTCGAGGATAGCCTAGTAGCGGAATCCCAGTCTCAGGAAGGTACCGAGGTGACAAGAGCTCCGGTGGTTACCGTAATGGGCCATGTGGACCACGGTAAGACCTCCCTGCTGGATTACATCCGCAAGACCAAGGTTGCTTCCGGTGAAGCCGGTGGCATCACCCAGCATATTGGTGCTTATCGGGTGAAAACCAGTCAGGGCGAAGTTGCGTTCCTGGATACCCCTGGACACGCCGCTTTTACCGCCATGCGGGCCCGCGGTGCCCAGGCCACCGACGTGGTTATTCTTGTGGTTGCCGCCGATGATGGCGTAATGCCTCAAACCGAGGAAGCAGTGAATCACGCCCGCGCTGCTGGCGTACCGCTGGTGGTAGCAGTAAACAAGTGTGATAAAGAAGCTGCTGACCCCGATCGGGTTAAGAATGAACTGGCTGCGAAAGACGTAATCCCGGAAGATTGGGGCGGCGATACCCAGTTCATTAATGTATCCGCGCATACTGGCGAAGGTATTGACGAGTTGCTGGAAGCCGTTTCCCTGCAGGCGGAAATGCTTGAACTGAAAGCCAAGGTGAATGTACCGGCTACCGGTGTTGTGATTGAATCCCGCCTGGAAAAAGGCCGCGGTGTGGTTGCCACCCTTCTGGTGCAGAATGGTGAGCTGAAGCGCGGTGATATTGTTCTCGCCGGCCAGAGCTACGGTCGTGTACGGGCCATGACCAATGAACACGGCAAGCAGGTGAAAGAAGCCGGCCCTTCCACTCCGGTGGAGCTGCTGGGTCTGGACTCAACGCCCAATGCCGGTGACGAGTTCATGGTGGTTGCCAACGAACGCAAGGCTCGTGAAGTAGCGGAGCAGCGAGGGGACAGTGAACGCCGCGAGCGTATGCAGCGCCAGCAAGCCGCTAAGCTGGAAAACATGTTTGCGGATATGGAAGCCGGTGAGCGCAAAGTGCTGCCGGTTGTGATCAAGGCTGACGTTCGCGGCTCTCTGGAAGCAATCCTGAGTGCGCTGGCAGATATCGGCAACGAGGAAGTTTCCGTTAATGTGGTATCCAGTGGTGTAGGTGGTATCGCCGAAAATGATATCAACCTGGCCCTGACTTCCGGTGCTATCGTACTGGGCTTCAATACCCGTGCTGACGTAGCAGCGCGCAAGACCGCCGAGACCGAAAGCGTTGAGATTCGCTACTACAGCGTAATCTACAACCTGCTCGATGAAGTGAAGCAGGCCTTGTCTGGCATGTTGGATCCAGAGATCCGTGAAGAGATCGTTGGCATCGCAGAAGTGCGTGATGTTTTCCGCTCTCCGAAGTTTGGCGCAATTGCTGGTTGTATGGTTACCGAGGGTACTGTTCACCGCAACAAGCCAATCCGCGTATTGCGTGACAACGTTGTAATCTACCAGGGCGAGCTGGAATCCCTGCGCCGCTTCAAAGACGATGTGCAGGAAGTGCGCAACGGCATGGAGTGTGGTATCGGGGTTAAGGACTACAACGATGTGAAGCCTGGCGATCAGATCGAAGTCTACGATATCGTCAAGGTTGCCCGCGAACTGTAAAGAGTTCCGGACCGGATGAAGGACAAACCCGTGCGGCTGCTGTCGTGCGGGTTTTCCTGTCTTTAAATCGCCATTCACTATAGGTAAACAATGGCAAGAGAATTCCACCGCGCTGACCGCGTCGCAGATGCCATGCGCCGTGAGCTGGCCCAGCTGATTCAGCACGAAGTGCGCGACCCGCGTTTGGGTATGGTCAATGTCAACGATGTTGAAGTTAACCGCGACTTGGCCACCGCTAAAGTGTTTGTCACCTTTGTAGGTGAGGATGACCGCAACAAGATCGACATTTCTATCGAGGTGTTGAACAAGGCCGCGGGATTCCTGCGCAGCCAACTGGCGCGCACTATCCAGATGCGCAGTATCCCGCGTTTGTACTTCCGCTACGACGAGACGTCAGTGCGTGGCCAGGCACTTTCCGCACTGATCGAGAAGGCGGTTAATGAAGACCGCAAGCACCAAGACGACGATAGCGACTCCAAGGAAGATTAATCCATGGGCCGCAGACCAAAATGGGGCCGGCCGGTCCACGGCGTGCTTTTATTGAACAAGCCCGCCGGTATCACTGCCAACGACGCCCTGCAAAAAGCCAAGCGACTCTTTTTTGCCAACCGCGCCGGACACACCGGTGCGCTGGATCCCCTAGCCACGGGTGTGCTGCCGATTTGCTTCGGTGAGGCGACCAAGTTTTCCCAGTATCTGCTCGATGCGGACAAGCGTTATCGCAGTACTTTTGTTTTCGGTATGACCACTGCCAGTGGTGACGCCGATGGCGATGTGTTGGAAAGCAAAGATGCTTCAGGCCTTACTGAGCAAGACGTGCTCAAGGCCATGGAGGACTTTCGCGGTCTTATCAAGCAGATTCCCTCCATGTATTCCGCACTTAAACACAAGGGCCAGCCGCTGTACAAGCTGGCTCGTCAGGGGCTGGAGGTGGAGCGCGAGGCGCGCGAAGTAAAGATTTTTGAATTCGAGCTGCTGAACTTTACCCCCGGTAGCGAGCCTCGTGCAGAGGTGGAAGTACACTGCTCCAAAGGCACTTACATTCGCAGCATCGCTGAGGATCTGGGGCAGGCCTTGGGAGTTGGTGCTTATGTGGAAAAACTACATCGCAGTGCCGCCGGTCCTTATGATGAGGCTGAGGCGGTTACCCTGGATGAGTTGACTGATGAGCGCGGAGAGGGCATGGCGGAAGAGCTTGATCACCACTTATTACCGGTGGACTCTCCTGCCTCTTCACTACCCAAACTCATACTGCCAGACGACTCTGGTTACTATGTGCGTCAGGGGCAGCCGGTAATGGATTTGCAGGTCTACCGTATCGGTTCAGAAGGTGATATGGTGCGCCTCTTCCTGGAAAATGGCGATTTTCTGGGCGTGGGAGAAATTACTGACGACGGGTGCGTAGCGCCGCGGCGTCTGGTAAGTGGCACTTGAGCACAAACCGCTATATTGGTGTAAGTCGGTATACGATGGAAGTGAGAGTGTCGGGCGGTTGCGCCCACAATAACGATTAGCTGGTCTGTAAATATGCATGGGCCAGCCGAATCTTTTAAAGCATATTACGACGAGGTAATTCGTTATGGCACTGACTGCAGTTGAAAAAGCAGCCATCCTGAAAGAGCACGGCCAATCTGAAGGCGATACCGGTTCCCCGGAAGTTCAGGTAGCCCTGCTCACCGCCAACATCAACAAACTGCAGGGTCACTTCTCTGCGCACAAGCAGGATCACCACTCCCGTCGTGGCCTGATCCGCATGGTAAACCAGCGTCGTAAGCTGCTGGACTACCTCAAGCGCAAGGATCTGAGTCGCTACGCCCAGCTGATTGCTAAGCTCGGCCTGCGTCGCTAAGACCCTGGAATGCCCGCCTCTGGCGGGCATTCTTCTTTAATGCTTACTGAAAAGTGGCGCGATTGTCATTTTTCGGAAGTTGCACCGCAGATGCCGACAGGGAAAAGTTCTCTGATTGGAACTGCGATGTATGCACCGGCTACCCTGGCCGGTGGCGATACATCCCCGTATCGCCCAGGGTTTTGGGGTTTGTAGTCCCGGCCCCGGCAAATATGTAGGGGTTACTGGAATGGGCCAGTAACCGTAAGGAAATAGGAAAAGAAACTAGTGAATCCAGTAAGCAAAACTTTCCAGTACGGACAACACCAAGTCACTATCGAAACTGGCCGCATTGCACGCCAGGCGACGGGTGCAGCCTTGGTCACTATGGGTGAAACCGTTGTTCTGTGTACCGTTGTAGGTGCCAAAGAAGCCAAGCCTGATCAGGGCTTTTTCCCTCTGTCCGTGCATTACCAGGAAAAAGCCTACGCGGCTGGCAAAATTCCCGGCGGCTTCTTCAAGCGTGAAGGTCGCCCATCTGAAAAAGAAACTTTGACTTCGCGCCTGATCGATCGCCCGATCCGTCCCCTGTTCCCCAAGGGCTTCATGAATGAAGTGCAGGTGATGATCACTGTCCTGTCTGCAGAGAAGGACGTGGATCCAGATATTGCCGGCATGATCGGCACCTCCGCAGCTCTGTCCGTTTCCGGTATTCCTTTTGCGGGCCCAATTGGCGCTGCGCGCGTAGGCTATACCCAAAAAGATGGCTACCTGCTGAACCCGGGTTACGAAGCTCTGAAAACCTCTGAGCTGGATATGGTGGTTGCGGGCACTAAAGATGCTGTGTTGATGGTTGAATCGGAAGCGAAAGAGCTGCCGGAAGATATCATGCTGGGTGCAGTACTCTATGCGCACCAGGAAATGCAGGCGGTAGTAAAAGTCTGTGAAGAGTTGAAAGCTGAAGCTGGCAAGCCCCAGTGGAACTGGCAACCGGAAGCAGAAAACACCGAGCTGAAAGCGGCCCTGGAAAGCCAGTTTGGTACCAAGGTAGCCGAAGCTTACCGTATCACTGACAAGCAGCAGCGCACCGCTCGCTTGAACGAGTTGCGCAATGAAGCGGCTGATGCCCTGGCGAGCGAAGAAGTTGATGCCGGTGATGTAAAAAGCTACTTCGGCAAGCTCGAAAAGAAAACGGTTCGTGGTGCAGTAGTGCGTGGCGAACCGCGTATTGATGGTCGCGATACCAAGACTGTACGCCCGATTAATGTAGAAGTTGGCGTATTGCCGAAGGGCCATGGCTCCTCCCTGTTCACCCGTGGTGAAACTCAGGCACTGGTTGTTGCCACTCTCGGTGCTACCCGCGATGCGCAGATTATCGATGCCCTGGAAGGCGAGCGTAAAGATTACTTTATGCTGCATTACAACTTCCCTCCCTACTCCGTAGGCGAAGCGGGTCGTGTGGGTGCTACCGGTCGCCGTGAAATCGGCCATGGTCGTCTGGCCCGTCGCGGTATCGCTGCCGTTCTGCCTGATCCGGAGAGCTTCCCTTACACTCTACGGGTGGTTTCTGAAATCACCGAGTCCAACGGTTCCAGCTCCATGGCTTCCGTGTGTGGCTCCAGTCTTGCGCTGATGGATGCAGGTGTACCCTTGAAGGCACCGGTTGCCGGTATCGCCATGGGCCTGGTGAAGGAAGAGGAAGGCTATGCAGTCCTGACCGATATCCTCGGTGATGAAGATCACCTGGGTGATATGGACTTTAAGGTTGCCGGTACCGCTTCTGGTGTGACTGCCCTGCAGATGGATATCAAGATCGAGGGTATCACTGAAGAGATCATGGAAACTGCGCTGGAGCAGGCTCTGCACGCGCGTTTGCATATCCTCGTGGAAATGAACAAGCTGATCGGCGAGTCCCGTTCCAGTGTGAACGAGAATGCTCCGCGTTTCGCAACCCTGAAGATCCACCCGGACAAGATTCGCGACGTTATCGGTAAGGGCGGCGCAACTATCCGCTCTATCACCGAAGAAACTGGCGCGTCCATCGATATTGAAGATGACGGCAGCATTAAGGTCTTCGGCGAAGACGGTGAGAGCCTCGAAGCTGCGGTTACCCGTATCGAGGAAATCACTGCGGAAGCCGAGATCGGCGCAATCTACGAGGGCACCGTGGTACGCATCGTGGACTTCGGCGCGTTCGTCAACTTCCTGCCGGGCAAAGATGGCCTGGTGCATATCTCCCAGATCGCTGAAGAGCGTGTCAACGCGGTAACTGACTACCTGAGCGAAGGCCAGAAGGTGTTCGTGAAGGTGCTCGACGTGGACCAGCGCGGACGTATCAAGCTCTCCATCAAGGAAGCCAAGGCCGACCAGGCTGCTTCCGCAGAGGAGAAACAGGGTTCCGAAGAGGCGTAAGTCTTTAGAAACCTGAAAAACCCGGCCTTGAGCCGGGTTTTTTTATGTCTTTTAATAAGGAGAATCGGGCCCTTATAGCATTTGCCACAGGGATTTTTCGGTTAGAATTTAAAGAAAAAAGGGGAAAACCTTGGTTAATTTCTGGCTTCTCGATCTTCTACTGGGGCTGGCCTGTCTGTTAATTGCCAATCAATACTGGTACCTCACTCGTGCACGCTTCCAATCTGCAGCCTTGATTATTGTCGCTGCACTTTTGTGCATGGCCCTCGCAGCGTTAGTTGGTGCTTACCGCTACGGTATGGATCCCGGAACTACTGAATTGCACCGGGCGCTCACAAGGCTGTCCGGCTTTGCCTCTTTCCTGCTAATCGGCATAGGTCTACTGTGGTCCCGACTGGGATTGACATGGGGAGCAGATAATCGAACGCCGGCCTATGTGGTGATGGTGCTGGTCCTGGCCAGCGCAATAGCCTTGAGCGAGAGCGGTATGCTGGTGTCACGGGCGGTGGTTGACCTCTATTCGGCCCTCGGTTTGCTGCTCTGGTTATTGGTGGCTGTGCTGGAGTTAATAATGCCGGGCCGGCTCACACGCAAACAGGCGCTGTTGCTCGGTGGTGGTGCACTACTAGTGGTAGTAAATGGGCTATTAATTGGCACAGGCTCTTCGCGATTGTTAGGCATGGCGCGTACCAATTGGTTCCACCTTCTATTGGCTGTCTCAGTATTCTCCCTGTTATACGCACGTCCATTGTTTACCTTGGAAAAGTCTACTGATGGATAAAATAACCACCAAACTGCGCGGAGGTTGTCACTGTGGCGCTGTACGTTTTAATGCACTGTACAATAGAAGCAGTGATGAGCCTCTGGTAGCTCATGCCTGTAATTGCTCCATGTGTGAAAAGCTTGGTTACCTGCACCTGATTGTGCCTGCAGAAAATTTTGAACTTGTGGCCGGGAAAGAGGCATTGAGCTGTTACACCTTTAATACCGGTGTAGCCGAGCATTATTTTTGTCGTCATTGCGGTGTGAAATCCTTTTATATTCCGCGTTCAAACCCAGATGGTTATAGCCTCAATGCACGCTGTCTGGATAAGCGCCCGCAGGGGCTAGAGGTAAAGTCCTTTGATGGGCAAAACTGGGAACAGTATGCTGCGGAGCTGGCGCATCTAAGCCATTCGGGATAAGCCGGCGCGCCCCAGCTTTTTATAGTACCGCAATGGGGCGCGCCTAATTTAAGGTTGTTTGGAACCTCCTTCGGATCGGGGAGGCACTGCTAATGGAAACCAATATCCATGGAAACCGGGCACCTTCTTGCAACCTTGCTTGACAGGAATGGCTCAGGCCGGGAAATGACTTGGTCTGAAGTGGAGTCCTGGCATCCCCGCCAGGGGTTGATGTGGCTTCACTTCGATGGTGTAGATGAAGAATCCTCGCGCTGGATACGCGATAGTGGATTGCCACCTGTGGCCGCCGAGGCGTTACTGGCAAAAGAAATCAGGCCTCGCACCCTGCCTGTGGGGGATGGATTATTCCTGGCAATGTGTGGAATGGATCCGAAGCATAAATCACGGTCGGAACATCGGGTCTCTATTCGTGTATGGGTTGAAGAAAACCGGGTGATCAGCACCGGCAAGAGGCGCTTGCTGGCGGAGGAGGATTTAATTTCTCGCTTGCACAGTGGCTGTGGACCACGGGGGGCTGCAGCGCTGGTGGTATCTCTTGCGGACCTGTTGGTGTTGCGTATGAGTGACCGGGTTGAGGATTTTGAAGAAAAAGTAGATGACCTGGAGGACCAGTTATTGGACAGGTCGGCGAAAGGACTGGGAACGACTCTGGTACAGTTTCGTAAGAAAACCATCGCACTGCGTCGTTATCTGTGTCTGCAGAGAGAGGTTTTATCGCGTATGCAACAGGAGTCAGCGCCCTGGTTCGATGAGAGTAGCCACTCCCTGCTAGCGGATATCAATGAGCGCTTACAGCGGCACATTGACGATATCGATGCAGTGCGTGAGCGCGCGGCTATCGCCCAGGAGGAGTTGCTAAATCGTAACTCGGACCAGCTCAACAGTCGCATGTATCTATTATCAATGGTTGCAGCTGTTTTTCTGCCCCTGAGTT
This DNA window, taken from Microbulbifer sp. GL-2, encodes the following:
- the ubiM gene encoding 5-demethoxyubiquinol-8 5-hydroxylase UbiM; the encoded protein is MLQTDVAIVGAGPAGLALAVMLARRDSRVTLLECQSEDSLANPEDDGREIALTHKSVRILESLGVWQKLHTDEVSVLQSAQVVDGNSPSSLNFDNRGRGPLGFIVPNAAIRRALYEVACGESNIQLRCDSAVTGTGLGDNRRLLEINGENHLAAALVAAADSRFSEVRRMVGIGADMRDFGRVAVVGRVRTECAHGGIARECFRYGSTLALLPLAEPNISSAVVTISASRGEEVMQYCDTEFAAHVQRESAAALGPVESCGKRHKYPLVAVYAHRFYAERFVLVGDAAVGMHPVTAHGFNLGLAGADTLTRQLDGVTRLYQPARLARALSRYQVQHRLESQPIYSGTNRVVDLFTNDRLPAKLLRKAVLRFSEHFPPVRQAIVHQLTR
- the rimP gene encoding ribosome maturation factor RimP; this translates as MASKRELLEELLAPVVASLGCELWGIEYQTHGRNALLRIYIDSENGISVEDCEKVSRQSSAVLDVEDPISGKYTLEVSSPGLDRPLYKLEQFERFSGAQIEVRLRMPLDGQRKWRGLLAGVEGDEVVLRVDSENEYLLPIDSIEKANIIPQFTK
- the nusA gene encoding transcription termination factor NusA translates to MNKEILLVAEAVSNEKGVDQEIIFQAIEAALATATKKRYDEDSTIEVIIDRRNGDYETYRSWEVVDDETLAELGTQFTLEEAHEKDTELKAGDVYREQVENVEFGRIAAQTAKQVIVQKVREAERAKVVDEYRDRVGEMVSGTVKKVTRDFIAVDLGNNAEARLPRDQLVGREIFRLGDRVRAILLEIQPEARGPQLMLSRSCPEMIIELFRIEVPEISEQVIEIKGAARDPGLRAKIAVNTNDGRIDPVGACVGMRGARVQAVSNELSGERVDIVLWDDNPAQFVINAMAPAEIESIVVDEDAGSMDVAVADENLAMAIGRSGQNVRLASELTQWQINVMSTDEWQNKQEAESSSIMQVFIDRLDIDEDVAGILVDEGFTSLEEVAYVPIEEMIGIEGFDEDIAEELRARAKDSLLTQALASEEKLDASEPQEDLLNMEGMERNLAFQLASRGIATMEDLAEQAVDDLLDIDGLDQERAAALIMKAREPWFADDNGEQA
- the infB gene encoding translation initiation factor IF-2 gives rise to the protein MAEVTVSELAKSVGATEDRLLKQMKEAGLPHTSADAVVSDEEKQVLLSFLKSSHGEQGASPRKITLKRKTTTTLKTGSGTGRKTVNVEVRKKRTYVKRPQAELEAEANAVDGISEADEAQLQTEAEAIAAAEAEAKAAAEAEAARRAAEEEEARLKAEAEAKAAAEAEAKVAAAEMAAKEAEVTQKAESKPAKKAEPAAPIRSSYVDDIEAMRIAAMERRKQQAEQEKRELEEKKAKIEADKRAAQEKKEKATQAAKAKPAVPAKAATKTEDIKPSLRRKLETAPTEGARTTEDEPRKRRGRRSKSGPKKSSKTALYEQALEVFEEDEAGKRSTRSLSRPNVKVKPTHVFKRPTEKQLYEVQLGETITVGELARQMNVKAGELIKRLMKMGEMATINQSLDRETAQVLVEDMGHKVVLRSETELEDSLVAESQSQEGTEVTRAPVVTVMGHVDHGKTSLLDYIRKTKVASGEAGGITQHIGAYRVKTSQGEVAFLDTPGHAAFTAMRARGAQATDVVILVVAADDGVMPQTEEAVNHARAAGVPLVVAVNKCDKEAADPDRVKNELAAKDVIPEDWGGDTQFINVSAHTGEGIDELLEAVSLQAEMLELKAKVNVPATGVVIESRLEKGRGVVATLLVQNGELKRGDIVLAGQSYGRVRAMTNEHGKQVKEAGPSTPVELLGLDSTPNAGDEFMVVANERKAREVAEQRGDSERRERMQRQQAAKLENMFADMEAGERKVLPVVIKADVRGSLEAILSALADIGNEEVSVNVVSSGVGGIAENDINLALTSGAIVLGFNTRADVAARKTAETESVEIRYYSVIYNLLDEVKQALSGMLDPEIREEIVGIAEVRDVFRSPKFGAIAGCMVTEGTVHRNKPIRVLRDNVVIYQGELESLRRFKDDVQEVRNGMECGIGVKDYNDVKPGDQIEVYDIVKVAREL
- the rbfA gene encoding 30S ribosome-binding factor RbfA; protein product: MAREFHRADRVADAMRRELAQLIQHEVRDPRLGMVNVNDVEVNRDLATAKVFVTFVGEDDRNKIDISIEVLNKAAGFLRSQLARTIQMRSIPRLYFRYDETSVRGQALSALIEKAVNEDRKHQDDDSDSKED